In the genome of Magnolia sinica isolate HGM2019 chromosome 2, MsV1, whole genome shotgun sequence, one region contains:
- the LOC131228247 gene encoding transcription factor STKL2-like isoform X1, translating into MYASSPPKRPRTSKSRPRASWTEEDEIRLLNATLVMAGKKAKNEPGGDSVASLFDEIESSVRGDFSKEQLLDKLKRLKRRFQTRSPEISIHSAHDRKLLEICEKIWGGRPLVGEEKKESEQNELTGSKDGLERLDGWNMKELKDKWRLQEMREMEVFCDRVALIRDQMDLITEALNPSKSQPFS; encoded by the exons ATGTATGCTTCTTCTCCGCCGAAAAGGCCGAGGACCTCGAAATCCCGTCCACGGGCCTCATGGACGGAAGAGGACGAGATCCGCCTCTTAAATGCCACGCTCGTGATGGCAGGAAAGAAGGCCAAGAACGAACCTGGCGGCGACTCGGTCGCTTCGCTCTTCGACGAGATCGAGAGCTCCGTTCGCGGTGATTTCAGCAAAGAACAGCTGCTAGATAAGCTCAAGAGACTGAAGCGGAGATTCCAGACCCGCTCTCCGGAGATTTCGATCCATAGCGCCCATGATCGGAAGCTGCTCGAGATTTGCGAGAAGATATGGGGCGGAAGGCCGTTGGtgggagaagaaaaaaaagaatcagAGCAAAACGAACTGACCGGATCGAAAGATG GGTTGGAGcgtttggatggttggaatatGAAGGAATTGAAAGATAAATGGCGTTTGCaggaaatgagagagatggaggttTTCTGTGATCGCGTGGCATTGATTCGggatcagatggacttgattacAGAAGCGCTCAACCCCTCAAAATCTCAACCATTTTCATGA
- the LOC131228247 gene encoding transcription factor STKL2-like isoform X2 gives MYASSPPKRPRTSKSRPRASWTEEDEIRLLNATLVMAGKKAKNEPGGDSVASLFDEIESSVRGDFSKEQLLDKLKRLKRRFQTRSPEISIHSAHDRKLLEICEKIWGGRPLVGEEKKESEQNELTGSKDGNERDGGFL, from the exons ATGTATGCTTCTTCTCCGCCGAAAAGGCCGAGGACCTCGAAATCCCGTCCACGGGCCTCATGGACGGAAGAGGACGAGATCCGCCTCTTAAATGCCACGCTCGTGATGGCAGGAAAGAAGGCCAAGAACGAACCTGGCGGCGACTCGGTCGCTTCGCTCTTCGACGAGATCGAGAGCTCCGTTCGCGGTGATTTCAGCAAAGAACAGCTGCTAGATAAGCTCAAGAGACTGAAGCGGAGATTCCAGACCCGCTCTCCGGAGATTTCGATCCATAGCGCCCATGATCGGAAGCTGCTCGAGATTTGCGAGAAGATATGGGGCGGAAGGCCGTTGGtgggagaagaaaaaaaagaatcagAGCAAAACGAACTGACCGGATCGAAAGATG gaaatgagagagatggaggttTTCTGTGA